The Neorhodopirellula lusitana sequence CGATTGAAGTGCAAAGCGTCCTGCAAGGCGATGATGAACCTCTGCGGAAAATTGCAGACCCCATCGATCCCGATACCGAAACCTCCATCTCGACCAGCGGGCTCCATTGGACTTGGTGGGTATTGATCGGGATCGCGGTTATCAGCATCGCAGCACTGGCCCGATTTTGGCAACAACGACGCAACACCCCGCTGCGATGGTGCCGAACCGAACTGGCAAAACTGGAAGAGACTTCCAACCTAGAATCACCACTCAATCAAATCGCCGTGCTCCGTGAGATCTTGCGAACAAGCGTTTCGATTGACCGTGGTGTATTCACTCAATCACCGTCCACTCGACAATTGATCGACGCCTGCCAAGGGATCGCCGAGCACTTGGTGTTTGCTAACTGCGAAAGAGTTTTGAAATACGCCGACCAGTGCAAGTTCGCTGGCAATCGATCCTCATCGGACAACGCTTCGTCAGCCAACCTTCCCACGCCGTCGAGTCTCGAAAAGCAGCTCGCCGACGCGATCGCCGAAACGCACTCGTTGCTGGATCATCTTGGAGGCCGTCAGCGGAAAGATGCCTGAATTCCATTCACCTCATTTCCTGTGGTTGCTACTGGTCATCCCGATTCTGGCATGGCGCAGATGGTCTCGTGCTGGCGACCAATCGATTGCCTTCAGCAGTCTGGACTTCGGTGGCCCGTTGCCCCGGACTCTGCGACAACGACTGATGTGGCTGCCTGACGTGTTGATGCTGCTTACCCTCGTCGCACTCATCATCGCGCTCGCTCGACCACGCGATGGTCGCGAACGAACCGTATCGCAAAGCGAAGGCATCGCCATCGAACTGGTGGTCGATCGCAGCAGCAGCATGCAGGCGATGGACTTCAAGATTGATGGGCAACGAGTCGATCGTTTGGCCGCAATCAAAAATGTGGTTGGCAAATTCGTACTGGGCGACGACTTTTCTACCGACACCAAGCTAGCCGGACGCTTCAACGATCTCGTCGGCCTGGCGACCTTCGCGGGCTACGCCGATGCGATCACGCCACCGACACTCGACCACGCCTTCCTCATCGGCAACCTGAATGAGGTTCGCATCGCCGAACGGCAAGACGAAGACGGCACCGCGATTGGCGATGCAATTGCGTTGGCTACCGAAAAGCTGAACGCATTGGACGCACGACAAGACAAGAAAATCAAAAGCAAGATCGTCATTCTGTTGACCGACGGTGAAAGCAATGCGGGAACCCTCGAACCACTCGAAGCTGCCGAACTCGCCGCCAAACTGGGAATCAAGATCTACACGATCGGCGTCGGAACTCGAGGGGAGGCACCCGTTCCCGTGATCGACCCATTCACCGGTCGCCAAGTGTTCCGCTCGATGCAGGTGAATATTGACGAGGAAACGCTCCAAAAGATTTCCGCCGTCACCGACGCCAAATCGTTCCGGGCGACCGACACCGATTCACTCGAAGCCATTTATCAGTCAATCGACGAATTGGAAAAGACGGAAGTGGAGTCACAACAGTACGTTGACTATCGCGAATTGGCAGTGCAAAAGCACGCGGGCTTCCCGCCTTGGTTACGGATCGTCTTGATGCTGCTAACTACCCGCGTGTTGATCCAAAAACTCTGGTTGAGGGCGTTAGCGTGATGGACTTCCCCACAGACGTGCAAATTGGAAACCGTGCCGCGATCAGTTGGCTATTCGCCGGACTTGTCATCCTGGCTGCCATGCTGGTTGCTGGCTACCTGCGCCGTGTCGCCAGGAAGCGTTTTGCGACGGCCGACCGACTCGATGCCGTTTTTTCTCGACGAGCATTCGCGACCTGGAAGTCCGTCATCACGGGCGGATTGGTCCTGGCCTCAATCGTACTTTTGACGTTGGGATTGATGGACTTCCGATGGGGAAAAACACAGCGAGAGGTTCCGCAAAAAGGCATCGAGGTCATGTTCCTGCTGGATGTCTCACGCAGCATGCTCGCCCAGGACACGACTCCCAATCGTCTCGAACGTGCCAAGCAAATGATCCGCGACATGGTCGCCTCAATGGCAGGCGACCGAGTGGGGTTGATCGCCTTTGCCGGTGAGACCCGCCAAATCATTCCGCTGACCAACCACTACGAAGACTTCAGCCAAACACTCACCGATGCCGGGCCTGATTCCGTTCGTCGCGGTGGGTCCAAACTCGGCGATGCGATCTCCGTTGGTGGCGACAGTTTCCTTAGCAAGACAACTTCCCATCGCGTGATGATTGTCTTGACCGATGGCGAAGATCAAGAAAGCCAACCCGTCAAACTCGCTAAGCGTTTGCATGACGAAGAAGGAATCCGCATCTTCACGATTGGACTCGGCGACATGGAAACGGGATCCAAAATCCCCGACGCGGAACGTCAAGGTTACATCACACATCAGGGCAAGCCCGTCCTGTCCAAACTCAACGGCAAAATCCTACAAGAGGTCGCCGTGGCCAGTGACGGTGTCTACATCCCCGCGGGTACCAAACAAGTCGACATGAACGCCGTCTACCAACGTTACATCGCTAACATCGAAAAAACGGATTTCGATACCGCCAAAATTGACGCCTACGAAGCCAAGTTCCAGTGGTTCGCACTGCCTGCGTTCCTGTTACTGCTGATTGAAGCTTGGTGGACGTCACCCAAACGTTCTCGCAAATTCAAATCAACACATACCGAATCAACACGAATTGCTGCACCACAAAAAACCCAATTAAAACGAAAGCAAATCGCCGCCGTCACATCCGTGGTCACTCTGGCACTCGTCCTGACAGCGTCCCATCCTGCGGCAGCGGAAACCTCTCTATCAGCCATCGAGGCCTACAATCAAGGTGTCGCCAACTACCAAGAACAAAACCTCGACGGCGCGATCGAGAACTTTCAAAACGCAGTCGGTGCCGACGACCCACGAGTCGCCAGTGCCGCCCGCTACAACCTCGGCACCGCACGGGTTGCTAAAGCCCAGCAGGCGATCCAAGCGAATCAAACCGAAAGCGTTGAAGCAGACCTGCGTGCGGCCATCGCCTCGTTGCGGTCGGCACTGCGTCTTCGACCAAGATGGGACAATGCCCGTGCCAATTTGGAACAGGCCGTCAACTTGCTCAACCAACTCCAGCAACAATCCAACCCGAACGAGCAACCTCAATCGGACCAGAATCAGGACCAAGACCAAGACCAAAGCGAGGACCAAAAGCAATCCTCCGACGACGGCCAGAAATCGGATTCACAAGACTCCCAAGATTCATCCGGTGAAGAGTCCCCACAATCGGGAGACCAACCGTCACAACCAAACGAGTCTTCTGAAGATCAACCGGCTCAAGATCAGTCGGGGCAGGGCGAACCTAGCGAATCCACGGACTCGCAATCTGACTCGCAAGACAACAGCGATCCATCCAATCCGGATGACAAGTCGCAGCCAACGGATAAATCAACGGATTCGAAAGCTGGCGACACTTCCGAAGATGCCCAACCAGCCGACGATCCGCAGCAAGACGCCTCCGATCCGTCCGATGACGCTCAACCCAATAGCGGTGACAGCCAGCCCGGCGAACTGGCGGGAGCCGAACCATCGGATTCCAACTCGGCCTCTCAATCCGCTACGCCGAACGACCAAGGTGAACCGCAGACTCCGCTAACAATGACGGAAGAAGAAGCCCAAAAGATGTTGCAAGCCGTGCGAGATCGAGACATGATTCGGCGATTCCGTCAACAACAGCTACGTCGACTACGACAAGTCCCCGTCGAACAAGATTGGTAGAGCACGATCCTATGCGAGTCTTCCTTACGGGCGCGACCGGCCTATTGGGCAACAACATCCTGCGTCAACTTTCTGACCAGGGACACACCGTCAGTTGCCTTACACGGGGAACTCCGGAACCAGGCGTTTTTGAAGGCACCAACGCCGAACTCGTCCAAGGCGACCTGTTCGATCAGCCAACGCTCAACACCGCTATCGCGCAAGCCGATGCTGTCATCCACTGTGCCGGCTTGATCCACATCGGCTGGACTCAACACGAAATCTCTATGCGTATCAATCGCGATGGAACGCGGCTGATCGCCGAAACGTGTTTGAAGAAGAACCGCAAACTAGTGCACGTGGGCACCGTCAACACGCTGGCGATTTCAACTCGCGACACGGTGTCGGATGAAACGACACCACTTGATATCGCCGGTGGGCAAGTTCCATGCAGTTACATCAATAGCAAACGTGCCGGCGTCGAAGAGGTAAAAAAAGCGGTCGCCAACGGGCTTCAAGCAACCATCGTCCACCCGGCTTTCATGCTCGGTCCCTGGGACTGGAAACCCAGCAGCGGCCGGATGATGCTTGAGATCGGTCGAGCTTGGCGACCGATCGCACCTTCGGGCGGCAACAGTGTTTGCGATAGCCGAGATGTCGCGGCCGGAACCATTGCGGCCATCACCGCGCCGGTACAAAACGGCAGCGAATTCATCCTGGCCGGCCATAACCTTCGGTACAAAGAACTGTGGGACATGATGGCGCCCCGCATGGGTAAACGCGGGCCGCTGTTTCGAGCCGGCCCCGGGCAACGCTGGGTTGGAGGAGCGACTGGCGACCTATGGACCAAGATTTCTGGCAAAGAACCGGATCTCAATAGTGCCTCGATCGGAATTTCCAGCCAAACGCACTCGTACGACAGTTCTCGTGCGATCAAAGAACTGGGCTACCGAATTCGTCCGCTTGAAGAAACGTTGGACGACGCCGCAAACTGGATCAAACGTCAACACATGCAAGCGTGACGGCCAGCTTTGCATCGTTGTCGCGACCAAGCGAATCGCGGACGAATGCTTGGCCGAGGCAACCCGCTGGCACGGATCATGGCAAGTCGAAACTGACCATCAACCGAGACCAAATTCGTAAATGCGCTAGCCTTGCGACGACTTTGGCTTGCAGAAATTCTCGACGACTCCCACGCCTTGCAAGCCACTACGACGTAGTGAGATCGCCAGCGTTTCCACTTCCAGAGCCTTGGTGTTTTGCATATCACGAACAACCAATGCGGTATCGCATAGCGACGCCGATCGCACTTCCGATGCACCACAATCAACCACGACCAAATCGAAACTTGCCTTCAGTTTTTCCAGCAATTGCTTCAGTTCAGCGGGTTCCATTTCTGGCTCGTCTTCGCGATCGAGCAAGGGAATCAGTGTTAAGGAATCAGCCTGGGAGTAGACCGCGACCTCTTCCAATGGCATTCGGGTTCGCACCGTATCGAGCCAGCTGTTGTCCAGTTCCAGGTGCAAGTCGGTAACCAATTTCACGCCCGCAGGATCCGCATCCACCAACGCAACTTTCAGTCCCGAAAACGCTACGCTGAGTGCCATTCCAATCGCGACGGTTGAACGACCTTCACCAGGTTTCGAACTGGTTACCGCGATCGAATGCAAACCCTTGTCCTTGGCTGCGGCCAAGCGTCCGGCCAGTTGTTCAGCAATCGAACCCGCCAAAAAGAGTTCGTCTACCGTGGGCGGCACAATGAATTCACTCACTTGCCAAGTGGCAACGAATGGCTCGAGTTCGACGACAGGCAGCGGCTCTACTGGTGCTTCTTCCACAACCGCAGATTCGGTCACGACTGGAGCTTCCTCAACCGTGGGCTCCACTTCCTCAGTCACCTCTGGGATTTCCGTGATGACTTCATCAACGGGCGTGACAGCGGCTGCGGTTTCATTTTCAGGCGGGATCACGATCGAGGGGGCGACACTCGATTCCAGCACGAGACTGTCGTGCACAGTCAGCATCGCATCATCGTCAAAGAAATCCACAACCGGCTTGGCCGAGGGGATCACAATCGGAGCTTCCAATGGCGTCTTTGCCGGTTCGACTTTCGGTGAATCAATTGCAGCGGCGGCACGAACCACGGTCGCTTCAGCCGCAACGGATTGAGTCGTAGCGGATTGAGTCGCAGCGGATGCAAGCGTTGGAGCTTCTGATATAGGAGCTTCAGACACAGGAGCCTGAGGCAAAGGAGCTTGTGGCATGGAAACTTCCACTGCGGCGGGCTTTGGTTCTACTGCACGCGTCGGCTCGGCCGGTGCTTCCGGTTCCATCGACCAAGCTACCGTCTCGTTGGCCTGCATCTTTTCAAGTTCTTTATCCTCTCGTTCCTTCGCTTGCATCGCGTCTCGATTACGAACCCGCATGATGTGCTCTTTGGCCCGATCCAAACGCTCGGCAACGGCTTGGCTGGCGTTGAACGGTCGCACCGGAGCAACCGGCTTGGGCTGCGGCAATGAGGGCGCCGATGCGGCGTTGACGGATTCCATCATCACGTTGATCGGGTCGGCGAACAACGCTTCCAATGATGAGGGTGCCGGTGTCTGATGCGATGCCGGTGAAGGATCTTGCGCTGGCCCAGAACTTGGAACGGAAACCGTTTCTTCGTCAGGCGTCGAGGTCGGCTTGGCGGGTTGAAAATGCTGTTTGGGCACTTCGTCGGATGGTCTTCCTTCGTCCAATCGATACCGAACCGCTTCACCCGATCGTTGCGACTCGTCAGTATCGCGAATCGGTTCCAACCACAATGAACTGGACTGCACGATTGACTCGTCGAGCTCCAAACCGCCTTGTTCCAAATCGCCCCGTTCCAATTCTTTCAATCTGGCCCGTTGTTGTGGGGTCGGCCCCGTTCCAGGATGACTCTTGGGACGTGGCACAACGGCCATCGGCGTGCCACTTGGCTGCGGTGGCCTAGGTTGTTTTGTCTCTGGCGACACTGCTTCCGGCGATAGGGGCTGCGAACCGGAACGCGTGCGTCCAACCGCCTCATCCAAACGCAACAACGCCTCGTCTAAACGACGAGTTGCCAGCACGCTCGACTGGACCAGATTGTCTTGACCGATTTGGTCTCGCAGCGACTTGGTTTTGGTTTGAACGGAATCGTGCATGATAGTGATTCAGACTGGGTAGCGTGGGGAGTCATTCTTGGCGGGGCAGCGTAGGACAGTTGACCTATCGCATGTAAGACGGTGGCGGCATGGCCACGCGAGCTTCGGGTGTCACCTGGGCACTAGGCGACACTCCAGATCCTGGCGTTGGTCCCGCGCCATTGGGGTTGGCGGAGCCGGGTAGGGCAAACTGGAAATCAGGAGCGGTCGGCGATGCACTAGCACGTACTGACGATGCAGCAACGCGGCCCTGCCCCACGGGAGCTTGCCCCACAGGACTTTGCCCCACCGAGCTTTGAATGCCGGGTGCCTGATTACCGGGTGCTTGATTATTAGGTGCCTGAGACTGGCTCATGTCGGCGTCTTCTGGCTGAACCGTCGGCAAGAACCGTGTCCAATCTTCAATGCCTTGAGGCGTGCGACTCTGAACCATGCGGGCTCGCGGTTCAGCGGCTCCGGACGGTGAAGCGACGGCTGAGTTGGGCGGCTGGGAATTACCAGATTGGGAATTACTAGACTGCGATCCCGCAAACTGATTCGGGGCCAATGAATTCGCTGCGAACGAAGACGGCGCTTGGGGTCCGTCCGATGATGGTTGAGTGACGGCCTGGAAGGATGGTGGCGAGTTCAGCGTGTTCATCCCTGGATTCGAATTGGGCTGCCCCGGATTCTGCGATGCATTGCCCTGGGCCGCACCGTTGTTAGCAGCACTGTTCTGGGCAACGTTGCCAACGGGGATAAACGGAGCTTCCGCCATCCCTGGCATATTGCTAGGCAGACCACCGTTTGGCCTTGGGTTCGACGCATTTGGGGAAGTGACCGATGGGCTCATCAAGGTCGCCGAATGGGCTGAGCCAGGTGCGGAGAGATCGTTCATGGATCCCGGCTGCTTGACGACGGATCGATTTCCAGGCGAAGACAGATCGTGAGCTGGAATTGGCTGGGCGGTCTTGGTCGCGTCGGAGTCCTTGGTCACATTCCGATCGAAGGCAACCTTCGGTGGGATTGCGATCGGATCATTCCATTTTGGCTTGGCTGGGTCGTTCACACCGCCCTGTGATTTCCGTCCCGCTTGAGCAGACAAAGCACTCATGCCATCGGCACCATGACGAGACGATGTTGTTTTCGAGATGTCATCCACGGGAAGCTGTTGGATCGCTTCCGGGGTCAGCGCCTCGGCCGGTTCCTTATTGCCTCTAGGGACGAAGATCGCCAAACCAGCGAAGATCGCAACAATCACCAACAAAGCTTTACGCGATGCGAACGTGGACAAGAACGAATCGGATTCGGAAGCGGCTGCACTGGATTCGGAACGCACTGTCTTCGGAACTGGATGCAATTGAGCATCGTTCGGTGCCACCGCTTTGGAATGGATGGCGTCTTGATACAGCGAGTCCAGGCTTGAGTTGGCTGCGACACCGGCAGGAGCGCCCGCCAGTGAATCTTTTCCGCGGAGCTCACCGCCAGGTACATCCGTGTTTGAGGGTTTTGCTAGCTTGGATCCAGCCATCGCGAACCCGGATGCTGTTTGATCTTGGGACTCGTCAGCATCCTCGAACGTGTCCATGTCGGACGCGTCGGTGAGGCTATCGTCTTCCAATTCGGGTTCCAAATCGGGCAAACGCAGCAAAGTGGGCGGAATCGCGTCGGAAGGCTGGCGGCCCGAACCGGATCGTGACTCGGTACGAATGCCCGGTTCAGCGTCGCGATCGGCGGACGAAGCGGTGGTTTGTTGTGACGCGAGCGTCATCGGTGCATCCCTGCAATGAAAACTGAAACAATCCTATTTTCCCCGGCGCTAGCCTCGTCATTCAAAGCGAGCACCCTCAGGGTTATTCGGGATAGATAAACTTTGACGCCCGTCGCAAGACGAAAACCGCAAACAAACAGCCTGCCAAGACGCTAAGCTGCCAATCCCCCCCAGACAGCCATCCCAGTCCGCCATCCCAGTCCGCCTGATCAGACAACCTGTTCAGTATGTCCGTTCTGTTGGCCAGCCCGGTCGTCGTCCGCCAGGCATCAGTCCGCACGCGAGAATGTTTGCCAACTGGGCCTTTTGGCTACACGCCAACCACGTGTACGCTTTTGGGATGCCTTTGCACTGCCTAATTAGTTTTGGATCGAACCTCGGGGACCGAGATCAAGTTGTCGCTAGCGCCGCACGCCTGGTTGACCAGTCCGGCGTCGTTGCCAAAAGCAGCAGGAACAGGACCTCAAGCTCCAACCTGACCGATGGGCTGTGCACCAGTCGGTTATTCGAAACGCCGCCCATTGGCGGGCCGGGCAGCCAATCGCCGTTCCTCAACGCGGTCGCTGCGTTCTGCACCGAAGCGTCCGCGTCCGAAGTTCTGGACGTTTTGCAACACACCGAAAACGAACTCGGTCGGAAAAGAATCGATCGCTGGGGCGCCCGTTCAATTGACCTGGACGTGGTGTTGCATGGTCGCCTGCGTGGCGCCAGCCCCGCCGGTCGACGAGGCCTGATCGGTGGCCGCGGCCCGATCGGATCCGCCCATGCCCTGGTGGTCCCCCACCCCCGATACACCGCTCGCAAGTTCGTCATTGACCCGGCCTGCGACGTGGCCGCTGACTTCTGTGACCCCCGATTCGGCTGGACGCTTCAAGAATTGGCCGATCACCTCGCCGAGGCAGCCCCCTCGATGGCCTTAGCCGGCGGCGACGAGGCACTGCGGCGGTCAATCTGCGACCGGCTTCAACAAGAACGCGGAATTCAGATCGTCGATGCCGAGAAACTATCCCAAGGCGACGCGACGACCCTCGAATCATGGAACCCGCTGGAGCCTTGGATCTCACCCGTCGTTCCGACCTGCTTAGAACTGAAAGAGGCGAGTCGGCTGGGACTGAATGCTCCCGATTCCACCGAAAACACTCGATCCCAGATCGCCAAACGCATGCCCCGTTTGATCGCTCGGATTGACCAAATCACCGCCCAAACTCGCTGGCCCGCCCCACACCGCATGTGGCCGTCAAGTTGGCGGTGGCCGGAATACCGTTTAGAAGTCGACGACCTCGACTGGGCCGTCGGCGAAATCGCCTCTGGCCTAGACTCGATGCGATGCGATGCTTGTCCCGTAACTGAAGATGGAAACTGGTGGAAATGATGTTGGATATCGTCCTGGGAACTCATAACGCAAAGAAACTCGTCGAGCTGCAAATGATGCTGCCAACCGAAACGATTCGGTTGACGACGCTTGCGGAAATCGAAAACGCCATCGACGTCGAAGAAGACGGCGACACGTTCGCCGCCAATGCCGCCAAGAAGGCGACCGA is a genomic window containing:
- a CDS encoding vWA domain-containing protein, giving the protein MPEFHSPHFLWLLLVIPILAWRRWSRAGDQSIAFSSLDFGGPLPRTLRQRLMWLPDVLMLLTLVALIIALARPRDGRERTVSQSEGIAIELVVDRSSSMQAMDFKIDGQRVDRLAAIKNVVGKFVLGDDFSTDTKLAGRFNDLVGLATFAGYADAITPPTLDHAFLIGNLNEVRIAERQDEDGTAIGDAIALATEKLNALDARQDKKIKSKIVILLTDGESNAGTLEPLEAAELAAKLGIKIYTIGVGTRGEAPVPVIDPFTGRQVFRSMQVNIDEETLQKISAVTDAKSFRATDTDSLEAIYQSIDELEKTEVESQQYVDYRELAVQKHAGFPPWLRIVLMLLTTRVLIQKLWLRALA
- a CDS encoding VWA domain-containing protein, producing MDFPTDVQIGNRAAISWLFAGLVILAAMLVAGYLRRVARKRFATADRLDAVFSRRAFATWKSVITGGLVLASIVLLTLGLMDFRWGKTQREVPQKGIEVMFLLDVSRSMLAQDTTPNRLERAKQMIRDMVASMAGDRVGLIAFAGETRQIIPLTNHYEDFSQTLTDAGPDSVRRGGSKLGDAISVGGDSFLSKTTSHRVMIVLTDGEDQESQPVKLAKRLHDEEGIRIFTIGLGDMETGSKIPDAERQGYITHQGKPVLSKLNGKILQEVAVASDGVYIPAGTKQVDMNAVYQRYIANIEKTDFDTAKIDAYEAKFQWFALPAFLLLLIEAWWTSPKRSRKFKSTHTESTRIAAPQKTQLKRKQIAAVTSVVTLALVLTASHPAAAETSLSAIEAYNQGVANYQEQNLDGAIENFQNAVGADDPRVASAARYNLGTARVAKAQQAIQANQTESVEADLRAAIASLRSALRLRPRWDNARANLEQAVNLLNQLQQQSNPNEQPQSDQNQDQDQDQSEDQKQSSDDGQKSDSQDSQDSSGEESPQSGDQPSQPNESSEDQPAQDQSGQGEPSESTDSQSDSQDNSDPSNPDDKSQPTDKSTDSKAGDTSEDAQPADDPQQDASDPSDDAQPNSGDSQPGELAGAEPSDSNSASQSATPNDQGEPQTPLTMTEEEAQKMLQAVRDRDMIRRFRQQQLRRLRQVPVEQDW
- a CDS encoding NAD-dependent epimerase/dehydratase family protein, with product MRVFLTGATGLLGNNILRQLSDQGHTVSCLTRGTPEPGVFEGTNAELVQGDLFDQPTLNTAIAQADAVIHCAGLIHIGWTQHEISMRINRDGTRLIAETCLKKNRKLVHVGTVNTLAISTRDTVSDETTPLDIAGGQVPCSYINSKRAGVEEVKKAVANGLQATIVHPAFMLGPWDWKPSSGRMMLEIGRAWRPIAPSGGNSVCDSRDVAAGTIAAITAPVQNGSEFILAGHNLRYKELWDMMAPRMGKRGPLFRAGPGQRWVGGATGDLWTKISGKEPDLNSASIGISSQTHSYDSSRAIKELGYRIRPLEETLDDAANWIKRQHMQA
- a CDS encoding tyrosine-protein kinase family protein — translated: MHDSVQTKTKSLRDQIGQDNLVQSSVLATRRLDEALLRLDEAVGRTRSGSQPLSPEAVSPETKQPRPPQPSGTPMAVVPRPKSHPGTGPTPQQRARLKELERGDLEQGGLELDESIVQSSSLWLEPIRDTDESQRSGEAVRYRLDEGRPSDEVPKQHFQPAKPTSTPDEETVSVPSSGPAQDPSPASHQTPAPSSLEALFADPINVMMESVNAASAPSLPQPKPVAPVRPFNASQAVAERLDRAKEHIMRVRNRDAMQAKEREDKELEKMQANETVAWSMEPEAPAEPTRAVEPKPAAVEVSMPQAPLPQAPVSEAPISEAPTLASAATQSATTQSVAAEATVVRAAAAIDSPKVEPAKTPLEAPIVIPSAKPVVDFFDDDAMLTVHDSLVLESSVAPSIVIPPENETAAAVTPVDEVITEIPEVTEEVEPTVEEAPVVTESAVVEEAPVEPLPVVELEPFVATWQVSEFIVPPTVDELFLAGSIAEQLAGRLAAAKDKGLHSIAVTSSKPGEGRSTVAIGMALSVAFSGLKVALVDADPAGVKLVTDLHLELDNSWLDTVRTRMPLEEVAVYSQADSLTLIPLLDREDEPEMEPAELKQLLEKLKASFDLVVVDCGASEVRSASLCDTALVVRDMQNTKALEVETLAISLRRSGLQGVGVVENFCKPKSSQG
- the folK gene encoding 2-amino-4-hydroxy-6-hydroxymethyldihydropteridine diphosphokinase; protein product: MPLHCLISFGSNLGDRDQVVASAARLVDQSGVVAKSSRNRTSSSNLTDGLCTSRLFETPPIGGPGSQSPFLNAVAAFCTEASASEVLDVLQHTENELGRKRIDRWGARSIDLDVVLHGRLRGASPAGRRGLIGGRGPIGSAHALVVPHPRYTARKFVIDPACDVAADFCDPRFGWTLQELADHLAEAAPSMALAGGDEALRRSICDRLQQERGIQIVDAEKLSQGDATTLESWNPLEPWISPVVPTCLELKEASRLGLNAPDSTENTRSQIAKRMPRLIARIDQITAQTRWPAPHRMWPSSWRWPEYRLEVDDLDWAVGEIASGLDSMRCDACPVTEDGNWWK